TTTAACAAGGCATTGGCCTTAGAATTATATGAAAAGCTTGATGAAGCGTTAGTTTGGTATGACAAAGCTCTAGAGGTAGAAAATTATGTTTGGAGTCACTACGGCAAAGCAAGCATTTATGGAAGAAAAGGCGATGTTTTAAATGCAGTAAAGAACCTTAAAATAGCAATTGATATGAACTCAAGTGTTAAAGAGGAAGCAAGGAAGGAAAAAGATTTCGATAATGTTAAAGACAGTAAGGAATTTCAGGATATAGTGAAATAAAAATACTCAAATCACATAAGTTTCACTAAAGCTTGCAAAGAATTGTTTTGTAATTAGAATATTATATGGAGGATGTGAAAATGGATAAAAGCCGTCAAAGAGCAAGAGTAGTTTTAATAATGGGAATTGTAGGCATTATGGGTGTTCTGCTTACTATAGCAAGCGATTTTATTTTAATTGGTAGGCCTAGCAGCTCAAAGGCATTTTTTAAATTAGGGACAGAAAGTATGGCTGGCTTATCTCAATGGAGGATAACTATAGGAGCCTTTGTTGGGATAGCAATAATCCCATTTCAAATAGCTGGCCTAATCTCCATATATTATGGCATAAAGCCAGCAGGTAAAGCAAAAGCGCTGGCTATAGTTCTAACAAATGCTCATACCCTTATGATGGCAGTCGCTTTTCATACCTCATATGCCTTTATAGCCAGCGGATGGAATCTATATTATGAAATCGGAGTTGGAGACAAAGTAGCAGAAAAAATGATTATGAGGTTTGCTTATTATTGGAAGTTAATAATTATAGTAATGTCAGTAGAACTAGTTTTAAGTTCTGCCTATTATGTGATTCTAATACTTAGTGGAAAAACTCTTTATCCAAAGTGGATGGCCTTTTTTAACCCGATATGTATACTGATTTATATATATCCTTTACTCATAATAGCACCAAAACCTATTGGAGGTTTTATAGCGCCAGCTTTTCTTAATTTAACTACATTAATATTTTTTATACTGTCAACAGGTACGATTTACAAGAAGTTAATAAGAGTATAGAATAATTTGAAAAATAAATAACTTGCTTTATAAGTTAAACTATGTTATTCTTAGTAAGAACTTAAATTGATAGTAAATAATACAGCACAATATATTTCAATAAGTACTTGTCTAATACAATGTAACAATATCGAAATTTTGTTAGCGAATTATTACAATGAGTTTAAGAATAATAAAATTTCGGAGGTACAGTTAAATGACTGGTACAGTTAAATGGTTTAATTCAGAAAAAGGTTTTGGATTTATTACAGGAGAAGATGGAAAAGATGTTTTCGCACATTTTTCTCAAATAAAGTCAGAAGGTTATAAGTCACTTGAAGAAGGACAAAAGGTTTCTTTTGATGTTGTTCAAGGACAAAAAGGACCTCAAGCAGAAAATATTGTTGCTCTATAATTAGCGAATATTTTACCCACTTAAACAGTTTAATGTTTAAGTGGGTTTTTAATTTGCTATAGTATTTATAGCTTAATAATTTACGTTAACAAGAAGAACTAATTATTGGTTTTTATTCCATACTTCTCACACTTTAGCGACACAGTTCTATGAGTTAATCCTAAAGCCTTTCCTGCTTTATTGTAGCTCTTGTACTTTTTCATAGCTAAAGCTATAAGCTCCTTTTCATATTCCTCAAGAGGCAGAAGTTCACCATTCCTTAGATTAATTAAGCCATCACTACTAGGCTTAATATTAGTAATGAAGAAAGGCAAATCCTTTGGAGTTATAACTGAGCCTTCACACATATTTATTGCTCTTTCGATTATGTTTTGAAGTTCACGAATGTTTCCAGGCCAATGATAATCTTCAAGATATTTAAGGGCTTCACTATTGATGCCAGTAACGGATTTTTTTAAGCTGCTGCTTAGTTTATTAATAAAATACTCTACAATCAAATTAATGTCTTGCTTTCTATCTCTTAAAGGGGGAAGACTTATGCTTATCACGTTAAGTCTGTAATATAAATCTTCTCTAAACTCACCAGTTTTAATCATTTCCTCAAGATTTCTGTTTGTTGCTGCAAGCACTCTCACATCAACCTTTTGTGTTTCTAATCCACCTATGCTTTCAAATTCCTTTTCCTGAAGTACTCTTAATAGCTTAACTTGCATTTGCCTTGGCATATCGCCAATTTCATCCAAGAGTATTGTACCTCCATCTGCAAGCTTAAATTTACCAGGTTTATTTTTTACAGCACCTGTAAAAGCTCCTTTTTCATAGCCAAAAAGCTCACTCTCTAACAGGTTTTCAGGTATCGCAGCACAATTTACCTTTATAAACGGCTTGGCTTTTCTTTCGCTGTGATTGTGAATAGCCTTTGCAATAAGCTCTTTACCTGTTCCGCTTTCACCTCTTATTAAAACCGT
The genomic region above belongs to Clostridium swellfunianum and contains:
- a CDS encoding DUF6796 family protein translates to MDKSRQRARVVLIMGIVGIMGVLLTIASDFILIGRPSSSKAFFKLGTESMAGLSQWRITIGAFVGIAIIPFQIAGLISIYYGIKPAGKAKALAIVLTNAHTLMMAVAFHTSYAFIASGWNLYYEIGVGDKVAEKMIMRFAYYWKLIIIVMSVELVLSSAYYVILILSGKTLYPKWMAFFNPICILIYIYPLLIIAPKPIGGFIAPAFLNLTTLIFFILSTGTIYKKLIRV
- a CDS encoding cold-shock protein; the protein is MTGTVKWFNSEKGFGFITGEDGKDVFAHFSQIKSEGYKSLEEGQKVSFDVVQGQKGPQAENIVAL
- a CDS encoding sigma 54-interacting transcriptional regulator, with the translated sequence MYKNSIIVNISHGIHTRIAAMIVHKAAELKAKYNINLYIRKIDSKDPIALSMLALISLKIKQNEIIEISCYEDTIPGRNAVLELCNFINTQIEPEALSMSNIDSLIEESIIANEQVLENLPLGIIIIDANSNITSANKYTLNLLKKDANEVVGRNVKDILPTSDLSEVLVSKNENTGEILDIHENIVITSSSPIFSGNRAIGAIGVFQDISELAKKLENYQEELNYYKEELQRHTRLNSEFNDIIGSSGSLKEALFIAEKASQSTSTVLIRGESGTGKELIAKAIHNHSERKAKPFIKVNCAAIPENLLESELFGYEKGAFTGAVKNKPGKFKLADGGTILLDEIGDMPRQMQVKLLRVLQEKEFESIGGLETQKVDVRVLAATNRNLEEMIKTGEFREDLYYRLNVISISLPPLRDRKQDINLIVEYFINKLSSSLKKSVTGINSEALKYLEDYHWPGNIRELQNIIERAINMCEGSVITPKDLPFFITNIKPSSDGLINLRNGELLPLEEYEKELIALAMKKYKSYNKAGKALGLTHRTVSLKCEKYGIKTNN